A genome region from Gigantopelta aegis isolate Gae_Host chromosome 3, Gae_host_genome, whole genome shotgun sequence includes the following:
- the LOC121368290 gene encoding uncharacterized protein LOC121368290 encodes MAQVKVTRWDAAKDGPVDEEKMKKKLAALGFEVKRYEFPAGKTFDEHSHGEYKVDAITSGQFECTHGGTSVVLKPGDYLEMPPNVAHSAKIVGSETVVLFDGTKK; translated from the coding sequence ATGGCCCAGGTGAAAGTAACTCGGTGGGATGCGGCTAAGGACGGGCCAGTGGATGAGgagaaaatgaagaagaaacTCGCTGCTCTCGGTTTCGAAGTGAAAAGATATGAGTTCCCCGCTGGGAAAACCTTTGACGAGCATTCGCACGGCGAATACAAGGTGGACGCCATTACGAGCGGCCAGTTCGAGTGCACCCATGGCGGTACAAGCGTGGTCCTGAAGCCAGGGGATTATCTCGAGATGCCACCTAACGTTGCCCACAGTGCGAAAATTGTCGGGTCTGAAACTGTCGTTCTCTTTGACGGCACCAAAAAATAG